One window of Myripristis murdjan chromosome 8, fMyrMur1.1, whole genome shotgun sequence genomic DNA carries:
- the sun1b gene encoding SUN domain-containing protein 1 isoform X5: protein MQEESKQRRMTMDFSHLHTYTPPQCAPENTGYTYSLSSSYSTAALEFEQEHQIAPVFDSPRMSRRSLRLQTSAGLYGNESMADYSQNHNSSSYTSSRRETRTVRSRKQQSSSSSQSLSLSQIATPKKTLSFSAVNTPISSSSSSVEQSSASILEQPSLRQRTITTTTTTSTVDGHWGSGHDAALAGRSSSIGHSSSSVNGDVSATVSKSHATVVNGYICKDCSIHSHRTDALTAPSLSSFSSTQAAAASASALASSSSSSSSSSPFTSIYSRDKSRRNKTAHSSFCGSMNVKDLVTEDASHLTLNGSLCDDCKGKQYSETRTVLLTQSSRPRRLAGALWSLLAYAGYCLLQPGHCVVTAGKALGSGVGTVFQRLLSLLWMLLAAPVKAGRGILWFLATGWYQLVSLMSLLNVFFLTRCLPKLWKLLLFLLPLLLLLALWLWGPSTAALLAYLPAINLTEWRSASPFTLLSSLVLVSAPAPTSAPVPAPDTPLEWTPATPVSQAPPVLPPVVVSSLDMERLERVEHQLALLWDRVQQGDQEQERRHGDTLNLYNTLKEQLHTETDRDSLGLWVSSLLEQRLSLLRRELEQEGTERAQTEEQQRQQQQSHAERLVEVEGLLNLLAAKTEKVQQKQQQYEDEREKREKEAVSQTATPAPVSVGVKQEDHDVLLAEVQRLEVELGKIRQDLQGVMGCKGKCEQLDTLQETISAQVSAQVSSQVRKELQALFFGSGQAGEEQGAVPESLISWLSQRYVSTPDLQASLASLELSILKNVTLQLEQSRAQTLADAETRAKTVTEMVTGSVQHTATAEGLSEEQVHLIVQNALKLYSQDRTGLVDYALESGGGSILSTRCSETYETKTALMSLFGLPLWYFSQSPRVVIQPDVYPGNCWAFKGSQGYLVIRLSLRILPTAFCLEHIPKALSPTGNITSAPRNFTVFGLDDEYQEEGKLLGHYIYQEDGESLQTFPVTEKNDKAFQIIEVRVLSNWGHPEYTCLYRFRVHGEPRPQ from the exons ATGCAGGAAGAG TCTAAACAAAGAAGAATGACCATGGATTTTTCCCatctgcacacatacacgccgCCACAGTGTGCTCCAGAAAACACCGGCTATACCTACTCTCTCAG ctccagctACTCGACAGCAGCATTAGAGTTTGAGCAGGAGCACCAGATTGCTCCTGTGTTCGACTCACCCAGGATGTCACGGCGGAGCCTGCGTCTGCAGACCAGTGCCGGTCTCTATGGCAACGAGAGCATGGCCGACTACTCCCAgaaccacaacagcagcagctacaccagcagcaggagagagacacG GACGGTGCGTAGCAGAAAGCAGcagtccagctccagctcccaGTCTTTGTCCCTGAGCCAAATCGCCACACCGAAGAAAACCCTCTCCTTCTCAGCTGTCAATACTCctattagcagcagcagcagcagcgttgAGCAAAGCAGCGCTTCCATCCTGGAGCAGCCCAGCCTGAGGCAACGCACCATCACCAcgaccaccaccacctccactgtTGATGGACACTGGG GGTCAGGGCATGATGCTGCACTCGCAG GGAGGAGTTCCAGCATCGGCCACAGTTCATCAAGTGTCAACGGGGACGTCAGCGCCACTGTGTCAAAGTCCCACGCCACAGTCGTCAACGGCTACATTTGTAAAGACTGCTCCATACACTCACACAGGACGGACGCCCTCACCGCACCCTCgttgtcatcattttcatcaacacaggctgctgcagcttccGCCAGTGCCctcgcctcctcttcctcctcctcttcttcgtcATCACCGTTTACCAGCATATATTCCCGAGATAAGAGTCGGAGGAACAAAACAG CCCACTCCAGTTTCTGTGGAAGCATGAATGTGAAAGATCTCGTGACTGAAGATGCATCACATCTCACTCTCAATGGTTCCCTGT GTGATGACTGTAAAGGGAAGCAGTACTCTGAGACGCGCACCGTCCTCCTCACACAGTCCTCCAGGCCCCGGCGCCTGGCAGGGGCGCTGTGGAGTCTCCTAGCTTACGCAG GTTACTGCCTGCTCCAGCCAGGTCACTGTGTGGTGACAGCAGGCAAAGCGCTGGGATCAGGGGTTGGCACAGTGTTTCAGAGGCTGCTCTCACTGCTCTGGATGCTCCTGGCAGCTCCAG TGAAGGCAGGCAGAGGAATTCTGTGGTTTCTTGCAACAGGATGGTACCAGCTGGTGTCTCTCATGTCTCTCCTAAACGTCTTCTTTTTGACACG GTGCTTGCCAAAACTATGGAAACTCCTGCTGTTCCTTCTGCCTCTCTTGCTACTTTTAG CTTTATGGTTGTGGGGTCCGTCCACTGCAGCCTTGCTCGCCTACCTCCCTGCCATAAACCTAACTGAGTGGCGATCAGCATCTCCCTTCACCCTCCTGTCCAGCTTGGTGCTGGTTTCTGCTCCAGCGCCCACCTCGGCCCCTGTCCCAGCACCAGACACTCCACTGGAATGGACCCCAGCAACCCCGGTCTCACAGGCCCCG CCGGTCCTCCCCCCAGTAGTGGTGTCTAGTTTGGACATGGAGCGCCTGGAACGGGTGGAACACCAGCTGGCCCTGCTATGGGACCGGGTCCAGCAAGGTGATCAGGAGCAGGAGCGGCGCCATGGAGACACTCTGAACCTCTACAACACCCTGAAGGAGCAGCTCCACACAGAGACCGACAGGGACAGCCTGGGACTGTGGGTGTCCTCCCTGCTGGAGCAGAGGCTCAGTCTGCTGCGAAGAGAGCTTGAGCAAGAGGGCACAGAGAGAGCACAG actgaggagcagcagaggcagcagcagcagagtcatGCGGAACGGCTAGTTGAGGTGGAGGGGTTGCTGAACCTTTTGGCTGCCAAGACTGAG AAGgtgcagcagaaacagcagcagtatgaagacgagagagagaagagagagaaagaagctgtcagtcaaacggCAACTCCAGCTCCTGTCAG TGTGGGTGTGAAGCAGGAGGACCACGATGTCCTGCTTGCAGAGGTGCAGAGGCTTGAGGTGGAGCTAGGCAAGATCAGACAGGACCTGCAGGGGGTTATGGGATGCAAGGGCAAGTGCGAGCAGCTGGACACACTCCAGGAGACG ATATCAGCCCAGGTGTCAGCTCAGGTATCTTCCCAGGTACGTAAGGAGCTGCAGGCTCTGTTCTTTGGCAGCGGCcaggcaggagaggagcagggtgCAGTGCCAGAGTCTCTGATCAGCTGGCTGTCCCAGCGCTATGTGAGCACACCTGATCTGCAGGCCTCCCTGGCCTCGCTGGAGCTGAGCATCCTGAAGAACGTGACCCTGCAGCTGGAGCAGAGCCGAGCACAGACCCTGGCTGATGCAGAGACCCGGGCCAAGACCGTCACTGAGATGGTAACTGGCAGCGTCCAGCATACTGCCACTGCTGAGGGACTTTCTGAGGAG CAAGTGCATCTAATCGTCCAGAACGCTTTGAAGCTCTACTCCCAGGATCGGACGGGCCTGGTTGACTATGCCCTCGAGTCTGGAG gtggcAGCATCCTGAGTACTCGCTGCTCTGAAACCTATGAGACCAAGACAGCCCTCATGAGTCTGTTCGGCCTGCCTCTCTGGTACTTCTCCCAGTCTCCACGTGTTGTCATCCAG CCTGACGTGTACCCTGGTAACTGCTGGGCGTTCAAAGGCTCCCAGGGCTATCTGGTGATCCGGCTGTCCCTGAGGATCCTGCCCACAGCCTTCTGCCTGGAGCACATCCCCAAGGCCCTGTCCCCGACTGGAAACATCACCAGTGCCCCACGCAACTTCACTGTCTTT ggtcTAGATGATGAGTACCAAGAGGAAGGCAAGCTGTTGGGTCACTACATATACCAGGAGGATGGAGAATCACTGCAGACCTTCCCTGTCACG GAGAAGAATGACAAGGCCTTCCAGATCATCGAGGTGCGAGTGCTGTCTAACTGGGGCCATCCAGAGTACACCTGCCTCTACCGCTTCAGAGTCCATGGGGAACCACGGCCTCAGTGA
- the sun1b gene encoding SUN domain-containing protein 1 isoform X3 codes for MQEESKQRRMTMDFSHLHTYTPPQCAPENTGYTYSLSSSYSTAALEFEQEHQIAPVFDSPRMSRRSLRLQTSAGLYGNESMADYSQNHNSSSYTSSRRETRTVRSRKQQSSSSSQSLSLSQIATPKKTLSFSAVNTPISSSSSSVEQSSASILEQPSLRQRTITTTTTTSTVDGHWGSGHDAALAGRSSSIGHSSSSVNGDVSATVSKSHATVVNGYICKDCSIHSHRTDALTAPSLSSFSSTQAAAASASALASSSSSSSSSSPFTSIYSRDKSRRNKTGVLVSVSKTCIDYSRRALAPIVSLVTLLFNSVLWLGSRAKSPPGKAHSSFCGSMNVKDLVTEDASHLTLNGSLCDDCKGKQYSETRTVLLTQSSRPRRLAGALWSLLAYAGYCLLQPGHCVVTAGKALGSGVGTVFQRLLSLLWMLLAAPVKAGRGILWFLATGWYQLVSLMSLLNVFFLTRCLPKLWKLLLFLLPLLLLLALWLWGPSTAALLAYLPAINLTEWRSASPFTLLSSLVLVSAPAPTSAPVPAPDTPLEWTPATPVSQAPPVLPPVVVSSLDMERLERVEHQLALLWDRVQQGDQEQERRHGDTLNLYNTLKEQLHTETDRDSLGLWVSSLLEQRLSLLRRELEQEGTERAQTEEQQRQQQQSHAERLVEVEGLLNLLAAKTEKVQQKQQQYEDEREKREKEAVSQTATPAPVSVGVKQEDHDVLLAEVQRLEVELGKIRQDLQGVMGCKGKCEQLDTLQETISAQVSAQVSSQVRKELQALFFGSGQAGEEQGAVPESLISWLSQRYVSTPDLQASLASLELSILKNVTLQLEQSRAQTLADAETRAKTVTEMVTGSVQHTATAEGLSEEQVHLIVQNALKLYSQDRTGLVDYALESGGGSILSTRCSETYETKTALMSLFGLPLWYFSQSPRVVIQPDVYPGNCWAFKGSQGYLVIRLSLRILPTAFCLEHIPKALSPTGNITSAPRNFTVFGLDDEYQEEGKLLGHYIYQEDGESLQTFPVTEKNDKAFQIIEVRVLSNWGHPEYTCLYRFRVHGEPRPQ; via the exons ATGCAGGAAGAG TCTAAACAAAGAAGAATGACCATGGATTTTTCCCatctgcacacatacacgccgCCACAGTGTGCTCCAGAAAACACCGGCTATACCTACTCTCTCAG ctccagctACTCGACAGCAGCATTAGAGTTTGAGCAGGAGCACCAGATTGCTCCTGTGTTCGACTCACCCAGGATGTCACGGCGGAGCCTGCGTCTGCAGACCAGTGCCGGTCTCTATGGCAACGAGAGCATGGCCGACTACTCCCAgaaccacaacagcagcagctacaccagcagcaggagagagacacG GACGGTGCGTAGCAGAAAGCAGcagtccagctccagctcccaGTCTTTGTCCCTGAGCCAAATCGCCACACCGAAGAAAACCCTCTCCTTCTCAGCTGTCAATACTCctattagcagcagcagcagcagcgttgAGCAAAGCAGCGCTTCCATCCTGGAGCAGCCCAGCCTGAGGCAACGCACCATCACCAcgaccaccaccacctccactgtTGATGGACACTGGG GGTCAGGGCATGATGCTGCACTCGCAG GGAGGAGTTCCAGCATCGGCCACAGTTCATCAAGTGTCAACGGGGACGTCAGCGCCACTGTGTCAAAGTCCCACGCCACAGTCGTCAACGGCTACATTTGTAAAGACTGCTCCATACACTCACACAGGACGGACGCCCTCACCGCACCCTCgttgtcatcattttcatcaacacaggctgctgcagcttccGCCAGTGCCctcgcctcctcttcctcctcctcttcttcgtcATCACCGTTTACCAGCATATATTCCCGAGATAAGAGTCGGAGGAACAAAACAG GCGTCCTGGTGTCCGTGTCTAAAACGTGTATAGACTACAGCAGACGAGCCTTGGCCCCCATAGTGTCCTTAGTCACCCTGCTCTTCAACAGTGTGCTCTGGCTTGGCTCGAGGGCCAAGAGCCCTCCAGGAAAAG CCCACTCCAGTTTCTGTGGAAGCATGAATGTGAAAGATCTCGTGACTGAAGATGCATCACATCTCACTCTCAATGGTTCCCTGT GTGATGACTGTAAAGGGAAGCAGTACTCTGAGACGCGCACCGTCCTCCTCACACAGTCCTCCAGGCCCCGGCGCCTGGCAGGGGCGCTGTGGAGTCTCCTAGCTTACGCAG GTTACTGCCTGCTCCAGCCAGGTCACTGTGTGGTGACAGCAGGCAAAGCGCTGGGATCAGGGGTTGGCACAGTGTTTCAGAGGCTGCTCTCACTGCTCTGGATGCTCCTGGCAGCTCCAG TGAAGGCAGGCAGAGGAATTCTGTGGTTTCTTGCAACAGGATGGTACCAGCTGGTGTCTCTCATGTCTCTCCTAAACGTCTTCTTTTTGACACG GTGCTTGCCAAAACTATGGAAACTCCTGCTGTTCCTTCTGCCTCTCTTGCTACTTTTAG CTTTATGGTTGTGGGGTCCGTCCACTGCAGCCTTGCTCGCCTACCTCCCTGCCATAAACCTAACTGAGTGGCGATCAGCATCTCCCTTCACCCTCCTGTCCAGCTTGGTGCTGGTTTCTGCTCCAGCGCCCACCTCGGCCCCTGTCCCAGCACCAGACACTCCACTGGAATGGACCCCAGCAACCCCGGTCTCACAGGCCCCG CCGGTCCTCCCCCCAGTAGTGGTGTCTAGTTTGGACATGGAGCGCCTGGAACGGGTGGAACACCAGCTGGCCCTGCTATGGGACCGGGTCCAGCAAGGTGATCAGGAGCAGGAGCGGCGCCATGGAGACACTCTGAACCTCTACAACACCCTGAAGGAGCAGCTCCACACAGAGACCGACAGGGACAGCCTGGGACTGTGGGTGTCCTCCCTGCTGGAGCAGAGGCTCAGTCTGCTGCGAAGAGAGCTTGAGCAAGAGGGCACAGAGAGAGCACAG actgaggagcagcagaggcagcagcagcagagtcatGCGGAACGGCTAGTTGAGGTGGAGGGGTTGCTGAACCTTTTGGCTGCCAAGACTGAG AAGgtgcagcagaaacagcagcagtatgaagacgagagagagaagagagagaaagaagctgtcagtcaaacggCAACTCCAGCTCCTGTCAG TGTGGGTGTGAAGCAGGAGGACCACGATGTCCTGCTTGCAGAGGTGCAGAGGCTTGAGGTGGAGCTAGGCAAGATCAGACAGGACCTGCAGGGGGTTATGGGATGCAAGGGCAAGTGCGAGCAGCTGGACACACTCCAGGAGACG ATATCAGCCCAGGTGTCAGCTCAGGTATCTTCCCAGGTACGTAAGGAGCTGCAGGCTCTGTTCTTTGGCAGCGGCcaggcaggagaggagcagggtgCAGTGCCAGAGTCTCTGATCAGCTGGCTGTCCCAGCGCTATGTGAGCACACCTGATCTGCAGGCCTCCCTGGCCTCGCTGGAGCTGAGCATCCTGAAGAACGTGACCCTGCAGCTGGAGCAGAGCCGAGCACAGACCCTGGCTGATGCAGAGACCCGGGCCAAGACCGTCACTGAGATGGTAACTGGCAGCGTCCAGCATACTGCCACTGCTGAGGGACTTTCTGAGGAG CAAGTGCATCTAATCGTCCAGAACGCTTTGAAGCTCTACTCCCAGGATCGGACGGGCCTGGTTGACTATGCCCTCGAGTCTGGAG gtggcAGCATCCTGAGTACTCGCTGCTCTGAAACCTATGAGACCAAGACAGCCCTCATGAGTCTGTTCGGCCTGCCTCTCTGGTACTTCTCCCAGTCTCCACGTGTTGTCATCCAG CCTGACGTGTACCCTGGTAACTGCTGGGCGTTCAAAGGCTCCCAGGGCTATCTGGTGATCCGGCTGTCCCTGAGGATCCTGCCCACAGCCTTCTGCCTGGAGCACATCCCCAAGGCCCTGTCCCCGACTGGAAACATCACCAGTGCCCCACGCAACTTCACTGTCTTT ggtcTAGATGATGAGTACCAAGAGGAAGGCAAGCTGTTGGGTCACTACATATACCAGGAGGATGGAGAATCACTGCAGACCTTCCCTGTCACG GAGAAGAATGACAAGGCCTTCCAGATCATCGAGGTGCGAGTGCTGTCTAACTGGGGCCATCCAGAGTACACCTGCCTCTACCGCTTCAGAGTCCATGGGGAACCACGGCCTCAGTGA
- the sun1b gene encoding SUN domain-containing protein 1 isoform X4 has product MSRRSLRLQTSAGLYGNESMADYSQNHNSSSYTSSRRETRTVRSRKQQSSSSSQSLSLSQIATPKKTLSFSAVNTPISSSSSSVEQSSASILEQPSLRQRTITTTTTTSTVDGHWGSGHDAALAGRSSSIGHSSSSVNGDVSATVSKSHATVVNGYICKDCSIHSHRTDALTAPSLSSFSSTQAAAASASALASSSSSSSSSSPFTSIYSRDKSRRNKTGVLVSVSKTCIDYSRRALAPIVSLVTLLFNSVLWLGSRAKSPPGKGILASFSDSMKQAVSSSLSRLWLFKQSTLHRMIGNRANGYEGEAHSSFCGSMNVKDLVTEDASHLTLNGSLCDDCKGKQYSETRTVLLTQSSRPRRLAGALWSLLAYAGYCLLQPGHCVVTAGKALGSGVGTVFQRLLSLLWMLLAAPVKAGRGILWFLATGWYQLVSLMSLLNVFFLTRCLPKLWKLLLFLLPLLLLLALWLWGPSTAALLAYLPAINLTEWRSASPFTLLSSLVLVSAPAPTSAPVPAPDTPLEWTPATPVSQAPPVLPPVVVSSLDMERLERVEHQLALLWDRVQQGDQEQERRHGDTLNLYNTLKEQLHTETDRDSLGLWVSSLLEQRLSLLRRELEQEGTERAQTEEQQRQQQQSHAERLVEVEGLLNLLAAKTEKVQQKQQQYEDEREKREKEAVSQTATPAPVSVGVKQEDHDVLLAEVQRLEVELGKIRQDLQGVMGCKGKCEQLDTLQETISAQVSAQVSSQVRKELQALFFGSGQAGEEQGAVPESLISWLSQRYVSTPDLQASLASLELSILKNVTLQLEQSRAQTLADAETRAKTVTEMVTGSVQHTATAEGLSEEQVHLIVQNALKLYSQDRTGLVDYALESGGGSILSTRCSETYETKTALMSLFGLPLWYFSQSPRVVIQPDVYPGNCWAFKGSQGYLVIRLSLRILPTAFCLEHIPKALSPTGNITSAPRNFTVFGLDDEYQEEGKLLGHYIYQEDGESLQTFPVTEKNDKAFQIIEVRVLSNWGHPEYTCLYRFRVHGEPRPQ; this is encoded by the exons ATGTCACGGCGGAGCCTGCGTCTGCAGACCAGTGCCGGTCTCTATGGCAACGAGAGCATGGCCGACTACTCCCAgaaccacaacagcagcagctacaccagcagcaggagagagacacG GACGGTGCGTAGCAGAAAGCAGcagtccagctccagctcccaGTCTTTGTCCCTGAGCCAAATCGCCACACCGAAGAAAACCCTCTCCTTCTCAGCTGTCAATACTCctattagcagcagcagcagcagcgttgAGCAAAGCAGCGCTTCCATCCTGGAGCAGCCCAGCCTGAGGCAACGCACCATCACCAcgaccaccaccacctccactgtTGATGGACACTGGG GGTCAGGGCATGATGCTGCACTCGCAG GGAGGAGTTCCAGCATCGGCCACAGTTCATCAAGTGTCAACGGGGACGTCAGCGCCACTGTGTCAAAGTCCCACGCCACAGTCGTCAACGGCTACATTTGTAAAGACTGCTCCATACACTCACACAGGACGGACGCCCTCACCGCACCCTCgttgtcatcattttcatcaacacaggctgctgcagcttccGCCAGTGCCctcgcctcctcttcctcctcctcttcttcgtcATCACCGTTTACCAGCATATATTCCCGAGATAAGAGTCGGAGGAACAAAACAG GCGTCCTGGTGTCCGTGTCTAAAACGTGTATAGACTACAGCAGACGAGCCTTGGCCCCCATAGTGTCCTTAGTCACCCTGCTCTTCAACAGTGTGCTCTGGCTTGGCTCGAGGGCCAAGAGCCCTCCAGGAAAAG GTATCTTGGCGTCCTTCTCAGACTCGATGAAACAGGCAGTGTCCTCCAGTTTATCCCGTCTGTGGCTATTTAAGCAGAGCACTCTCCACAGGATGATTGGCAACAGGGCCAATGGCTATGAAGGAGAAG CCCACTCCAGTTTCTGTGGAAGCATGAATGTGAAAGATCTCGTGACTGAAGATGCATCACATCTCACTCTCAATGGTTCCCTGT GTGATGACTGTAAAGGGAAGCAGTACTCTGAGACGCGCACCGTCCTCCTCACACAGTCCTCCAGGCCCCGGCGCCTGGCAGGGGCGCTGTGGAGTCTCCTAGCTTACGCAG GTTACTGCCTGCTCCAGCCAGGTCACTGTGTGGTGACAGCAGGCAAAGCGCTGGGATCAGGGGTTGGCACAGTGTTTCAGAGGCTGCTCTCACTGCTCTGGATGCTCCTGGCAGCTCCAG TGAAGGCAGGCAGAGGAATTCTGTGGTTTCTTGCAACAGGATGGTACCAGCTGGTGTCTCTCATGTCTCTCCTAAACGTCTTCTTTTTGACACG GTGCTTGCCAAAACTATGGAAACTCCTGCTGTTCCTTCTGCCTCTCTTGCTACTTTTAG CTTTATGGTTGTGGGGTCCGTCCACTGCAGCCTTGCTCGCCTACCTCCCTGCCATAAACCTAACTGAGTGGCGATCAGCATCTCCCTTCACCCTCCTGTCCAGCTTGGTGCTGGTTTCTGCTCCAGCGCCCACCTCGGCCCCTGTCCCAGCACCAGACACTCCACTGGAATGGACCCCAGCAACCCCGGTCTCACAGGCCCCG CCGGTCCTCCCCCCAGTAGTGGTGTCTAGTTTGGACATGGAGCGCCTGGAACGGGTGGAACACCAGCTGGCCCTGCTATGGGACCGGGTCCAGCAAGGTGATCAGGAGCAGGAGCGGCGCCATGGAGACACTCTGAACCTCTACAACACCCTGAAGGAGCAGCTCCACACAGAGACCGACAGGGACAGCCTGGGACTGTGGGTGTCCTCCCTGCTGGAGCAGAGGCTCAGTCTGCTGCGAAGAGAGCTTGAGCAAGAGGGCACAGAGAGAGCACAG actgaggagcagcagaggcagcagcagcagagtcatGCGGAACGGCTAGTTGAGGTGGAGGGGTTGCTGAACCTTTTGGCTGCCAAGACTGAG AAGgtgcagcagaaacagcagcagtatgaagacgagagagagaagagagagaaagaagctgtcagtcaaacggCAACTCCAGCTCCTGTCAG TGTGGGTGTGAAGCAGGAGGACCACGATGTCCTGCTTGCAGAGGTGCAGAGGCTTGAGGTGGAGCTAGGCAAGATCAGACAGGACCTGCAGGGGGTTATGGGATGCAAGGGCAAGTGCGAGCAGCTGGACACACTCCAGGAGACG ATATCAGCCCAGGTGTCAGCTCAGGTATCTTCCCAGGTACGTAAGGAGCTGCAGGCTCTGTTCTTTGGCAGCGGCcaggcaggagaggagcagggtgCAGTGCCAGAGTCTCTGATCAGCTGGCTGTCCCAGCGCTATGTGAGCACACCTGATCTGCAGGCCTCCCTGGCCTCGCTGGAGCTGAGCATCCTGAAGAACGTGACCCTGCAGCTGGAGCAGAGCCGAGCACAGACCCTGGCTGATGCAGAGACCCGGGCCAAGACCGTCACTGAGATGGTAACTGGCAGCGTCCAGCATACTGCCACTGCTGAGGGACTTTCTGAGGAG CAAGTGCATCTAATCGTCCAGAACGCTTTGAAGCTCTACTCCCAGGATCGGACGGGCCTGGTTGACTATGCCCTCGAGTCTGGAG gtggcAGCATCCTGAGTACTCGCTGCTCTGAAACCTATGAGACCAAGACAGCCCTCATGAGTCTGTTCGGCCTGCCTCTCTGGTACTTCTCCCAGTCTCCACGTGTTGTCATCCAG CCTGACGTGTACCCTGGTAACTGCTGGGCGTTCAAAGGCTCCCAGGGCTATCTGGTGATCCGGCTGTCCCTGAGGATCCTGCCCACAGCCTTCTGCCTGGAGCACATCCCCAAGGCCCTGTCCCCGACTGGAAACATCACCAGTGCCCCACGCAACTTCACTGTCTTT ggtcTAGATGATGAGTACCAAGAGGAAGGCAAGCTGTTGGGTCACTACATATACCAGGAGGATGGAGAATCACTGCAGACCTTCCCTGTCACG GAGAAGAATGACAAGGCCTTCCAGATCATCGAGGTGCGAGTGCTGTCTAACTGGGGCCATCCAGAGTACACCTGCCTCTACCGCTTCAGAGTCCATGGGGAACCACGGCCTCAGTGA